Proteins from one Stenotrophomonas aracearum genomic window:
- a CDS encoding ankyrin repeat domain-containing protein yields the protein MTNEEQLIRAAKYGWLEVVKGLIPVSDPKANDSEALAWAAARGSKYVVEVLIPVSDPKASDSRALGNSAYNGFKEVVEMLIPVSDPKADGSKALSDAACNGYRDIVEMLIPVSDPKANNSEALRGAACNGYRDIVEMLIPVSDPKANDSGALRDAACKGYGDIVEMLIPVSDPKANDSEALAWAAKRGWQEIFELLLPVSDSKAKASRALRHAAENGHTEIVKMLIPFSDPKVNGSQALRDAAENGRREIVKMLIPFSDPKANDSQALRDAAENGHTEIVKMLIPFSDPKANGSQALRDAAENGHTEIVKMLIPFSDPKANGSQALRAAAENEDMEMIQMLIAVSDVEAACEQLDESEVTLVKAMEADFRMRELQASTVQIPQSFNQCVDQAKSDSQGTAATQRVQARRL from the coding sequence ATGACTAATGAAGAACAACTAATTCGAGCTGCGAAGTATGGCTGGCTAGAAGTCGTTAAGGGCCTAATTCCTGTTTCAGATCCAAAGGCAAATGACTCAGAGGCATTGGCTTGGGCAGCAGCGAGGGGGAGTAAATACGTTGTTGAAGTGCTTATACCTGTTTCAGATCCAAAGGCAAGTGACTCAAGAGCGTTGGGAAATTCCGCATACAACGGGTTTAAAGAGGTTGTGGAAATGCTTATTCCTGTTTCTGATCCAAAGGCAGATGGCTCAAAGGCATTGAGCGATGCCGCCTGTAACGGATATAGGGATATTGTTGAAATGCTTATTCCTGTTTCAGATCCAAAGGCGAATAACTCAGAGGCGTTGAGAGGTGCCGCCTGTAACGGATATAGGGATATTGTTGAAATGCTTATTCCTGTTTCAGATCCAAAGGCAAATGACTCAGGGGCGTTGAGAGATGCCGCCTGTAAGGGGTATGGGGATATTGTTGAAATGCTTATTCCTGTTTCAGATCCAAAGGCAAATGACTCAGAGGCATTGGCTTGGGCGGCAAAGCGGGGTTGGCAAGAAATCTTTGAACTGCTACTTCCTGTTTCAGATTCAAAGGCCAAAGCTTCGCGGGCCTTGCGGCATGCGGCGGAAAATGGCCACACAGAAATAGTTAAAATGCTCATTCCATTCTCAGACCCCAAGGTGAATGGTTCACAGGCGCTGCGAGATGCGGCGGAAAATGGCCGCAGGGAAATAGTTAAAATGCTTATTCCATTCTCAGATCCCAAGGCGAATGATTCACAGGCTCTGCGAGATGCGGCGGAAAATGGTCACACAGAAATAGTTAAAATGCTCATTCCATTCTCAGACCCCAAGGCGAATGGTTCACAGGCTCTGCGAGATGCGGCGGAAAATGGCCACACAGAAATAGTTAAAATGCTCATTCCATTCTCAGACCCCAAGGCGAATGGTTCACAGGCGCTGCGAGCTGCGGCGGAAAATGAGGATATGGAAATGATTCAAATGCTGATCGCCGTGTCTGATGTGGAAGCAGCTTGCGAACAGCTTGATGAATCAGAAGTAACACTTGTAAAGGCTATGGAGGCTGACTTCAGGATGAGAGAGCTTCAAGCCTCAACTGTCCAAATCCCACAGAGCTTCAATCAATGCGTTGATCAAGCGAAGTCTGACAGCCAGGGCACTGCGGCCACTCAAAGAGTCCAGGCCCGAAGGCTCTGA
- a CDS encoding ParA family protein — protein sequence MLNGKGGVGRTTLTLNLAHCLQCTYPSSSVYVADLDVQGSSLAWARLAEETAFTVGVVKSRAQHDFHLFDTPPKLPENGLVPEADVYIIPTLLDAVSYVVFLKTMQLVRKKGLPHIIVANRFNSDRSEHRQRFAQLPPGALIVRDRAIFSSCYGYGETVFNRVGVRSSHAQQDIKAIARAVRGFDSRAWGDL from the coding sequence ATGTTGAATGGCAAAGGGGGAGTAGGGCGCACGACTCTCACGCTCAATCTCGCTCATTGCTTGCAGTGCACCTACCCAAGTTCCAGCGTCTATGTCGCTGACTTGGACGTCCAAGGCTCATCCCTCGCCTGGGCAAGGCTGGCCGAGGAGACGGCCTTCACGGTAGGTGTCGTGAAGTCACGGGCACAGCATGACTTTCACCTCTTTGACACGCCACCGAAGCTGCCTGAGAACGGTCTTGTTCCTGAGGCTGACGTCTACATCATCCCAACACTCTTGGATGCTGTGAGCTATGTCGTGTTCTTGAAAACGATGCAGCTCGTGCGCAAGAAAGGCTTGCCTCACATCATTGTGGCCAACCGCTTCAATTCCGACCGCTCTGAGCATCGCCAGCGCTTCGCACAGCTCCCTCCCGGGGCACTTATCGTGAGAGATCGCGCCATTTTTTCCTCGTGTTATGGCTACGGTGAGACGGTCTTTAATCGTGTTGGGGTGAGATCCAGCCACGCTCAGCAGGACATCAAAGCGATTGCGCGAGCAGTGAGAGGATTTGACAGCCGAGCCTGGGGCGATCTATGA
- a CDS encoding ArdC family protein, producing MSKTDDYARQFVDLVIRSLESHTAPWTKPWKPGEVPAGPHNGVTNRSYRGGNYMNLLMTQHERGYQSAEWLTFKQIAEAGGKVRKGQKGTSIQFWKTTEPSAEQLAEDPTAKKRMQVFYFTVFNRDQCDGLPEPKAQLQVPDQWRHEKCEQLMTDSGVPFNFNGGDRAYYRPDIDQIFMPSKAAFKSQDGFYTTALHELGHSTGHKYRLGRDLSGKFGSENYAIEELRAEIFSYMTGERLGIGHDPGQHTAYIKSWIKVLKDDPKEILRACADAEKICNFLKVERYEELQQSHVQDQELTGQEPVQQRPERKALPKAVDPLASELLDDQIKDMKARRKAKELAVAL from the coding sequence ATGAGCAAGACAGACGACTACGCGCGCCAATTTGTTGATCTCGTGATCCGCAGCCTGGAGAGCCACACAGCGCCCTGGACGAAGCCTTGGAAACCAGGCGAAGTGCCAGCAGGGCCACACAATGGGGTAACTAACCGAAGTTACCGTGGCGGCAATTACATGAACTTGCTCATGACACAGCACGAACGCGGCTATCAGTCTGCTGAGTGGTTGACGTTCAAGCAGATCGCGGAAGCCGGTGGCAAAGTGCGTAAGGGCCAGAAAGGCACGTCGATCCAGTTCTGGAAGACGACAGAGCCAAGTGCAGAGCAACTGGCTGAGGATCCAACGGCAAAGAAGCGCATGCAGGTCTTCTACTTCACAGTCTTTAACCGCGATCAATGCGATGGCTTGCCTGAGCCGAAAGCTCAGCTCCAAGTTCCGGACCAATGGCGACATGAGAAGTGCGAGCAGCTGATGACTGACTCGGGCGTGCCGTTCAACTTCAATGGCGGTGATCGGGCTTACTACCGTCCTGACATCGATCAGATCTTCATGCCTTCGAAAGCAGCGTTTAAAAGCCAGGACGGCTTCTATACAACAGCCCTTCACGAGCTGGGCCACAGCACCGGCCATAAATACCGATTGGGACGCGATCTATCGGGCAAATTTGGTAGTGAGAACTACGCTATTGAAGAGCTGCGAGCCGAGATCTTCTCCTACATGACCGGCGAACGCTTGGGTATTGGACATGACCCTGGTCAGCACACGGCCTACATCAAATCCTGGATCAAGGTCCTCAAAGATGATCCCAAAGAGATCCTCCGCGCGTGTGCGGATGCAGAGAAGATCTGCAATTTCTTGAAGGTCGAGCGCTACGAGGAACTCCAACAGAGCCATGTGCAGGACCAAGAGCTAACGGGCCAAGAGCCCGTTCAACAGAGGCCAGAGCGTAAGGCCCTGCCGAAAGCCGTCGATCCCCTTGCATCTGAGTTGCTTGACGATCAGATCAAAGACATGAAGGCGCGGCGCAAAGCCAAAGAACTGGCGGTAGCGCTATGA
- a CDS encoding ankyrin repeat domain-containing protein, whose amino-acid sequence MTERLPQIHNSDREESRQCYTQPGQDTRPKLFDFGNLSPESQAIYEASRAGSRFDHLIDHALLLSRIQGDKEQLVYASEVDDTLPGTALLDAVDNGRWNEARGLIRSHVDVNATNTFGQTALHLANDPGVIDALLRFGAKQDIVDDYGNTPMQAAMERGDRDAQHLMVKYRYGADPSATAMRL is encoded by the coding sequence ATGACCGAACGACTGCCACAAATCCATAATTCAGACCGCGAGGAGAGCCGGCAGTGCTACACACAGCCCGGGCAAGACACCCGCCCCAAGCTCTTCGATTTTGGCAACCTAAGCCCTGAATCCCAGGCCATCTATGAAGCGAGCCGAGCCGGTTCCAGGTTCGATCACCTCATCGATCACGCACTACTTCTGTCCCGCATTCAGGGTGACAAAGAACAGCTTGTCTACGCCTCTGAGGTGGATGACACGCTTCCCGGCACCGCCCTCCTGGACGCCGTCGACAACGGGCGCTGGAACGAAGCCAGAGGCCTTATCCGCTCACATGTAGACGTCAATGCGACCAACACGTTTGGACAGACAGCCTTGCACCTCGCAAACGACCCCGGAGTGATCGATGCCCTACTTCGCTTTGGGGCGAAGCAAGACATCGTCGATGACTATGGCAACACGCCGATGCAAGCGGCTATGGAGCGCGGTGATCGCGATGCGCAGCACCTGATGGTGAAATACCGATATGGAGCCGATCCGAGCGCCACCGCGATGCGCCTGTGA
- a CDS encoding ATP-dependent nuclease, giving the protein MKLESIKVEKFKRIDAIELPIADLNILVGSNGSGKSSILQALHLASCLMRQVDRIRAESTAMVSINDLDYLPSDQYWKLGHGADWGNKGNSPSSKVEFRFLDDAAGVVPPNIVTAKLVMRSARNAGISVQGELPESVRPLFRGQDVFFSGFIPGISGIPNVEHKNSKRVVLKACSFGDSNVYLRNALNLLPAADIVKIEEWLEPLLGAIKLKIVFDESKDFDIHAHAELNGRWTPLELLGTGFLQLIQIFCYILLFKPKILLIDEPDIHLHPTIQEKLASSLLEIARAQEIKIVMSTHSPFIVRGAPVDANVVWLADGEIKSDDRSVVELALGWGAFGKQVIIVSEDAKNELLKKLIRQWPEIERSVTVLPGRGYKHLLTKAEAVELRESLGGKFKVLVHRDRDSLTDDEAAQLVDSYAAEGIALWLTDQSDIESEFCNPSFLSSLTGETLATCEGWVNHIIANNTVPISDQFAKQRVAANQELHGAGGGPTNADVWAALQHRPLKGAKGKFVMGQLKNRVPGNVYSEASVEGHSDFPELAPSLKNAIELLIAQ; this is encoded by the coding sequence ATGAAGCTTGAATCAATCAAGGTGGAAAAGTTCAAACGGATCGATGCAATCGAGCTGCCAATTGCAGATCTCAACATCTTGGTCGGATCCAACGGCAGCGGCAAGTCTTCCATCTTGCAGGCACTTCATCTTGCCTCATGCCTGATGCGGCAGGTAGATCGAATTCGCGCCGAATCAACGGCAATGGTCAGCATCAATGACCTGGACTATCTGCCGAGTGATCAGTATTGGAAGCTAGGCCACGGTGCAGATTGGGGGAACAAAGGTAACAGCCCGTCCTCAAAAGTTGAGTTCCGCTTTCTCGACGACGCAGCTGGAGTTGTGCCCCCTAACATCGTGACTGCCAAGCTCGTCATGCGCTCTGCTAGGAACGCGGGCATCTCTGTTCAGGGTGAATTGCCTGAATCAGTTCGCCCCTTGTTCCGTGGTCAGGATGTCTTCTTTAGCGGGTTCATTCCTGGGATTTCGGGCATCCCGAATGTTGAGCACAAGAATTCTAAGCGCGTTGTGCTCAAAGCCTGCTCGTTCGGCGATTCGAACGTCTATCTGCGAAATGCGCTAAACCTGCTGCCGGCTGCTGACATCGTCAAGATCGAAGAGTGGTTGGAGCCGCTTTTGGGAGCGATCAAGCTCAAGATCGTGTTCGATGAGTCTAAGGACTTCGACATCCATGCGCACGCAGAGCTAAACGGTCGTTGGACGCCGTTGGAGCTGCTTGGGACGGGCTTCCTGCAACTGATTCAGATCTTCTGCTACATCCTGCTCTTCAAGCCCAAAATTTTGCTTATTGACGAACCTGATATCCATCTTCATCCGACGATTCAAGAGAAGCTGGCAAGCAGTTTGTTGGAGATCGCAAGAGCGCAGGAGATTAAGATCGTCATGTCAACGCACTCTCCCTTCATCGTAAGAGGAGCGCCGGTTGACGCTAATGTGGTCTGGCTTGCAGACGGTGAGATCAAATCCGACGATAGGTCTGTGGTCGAACTGGCGCTGGGTTGGGGGGCGTTCGGTAAGCAGGTGATCATCGTCAGCGAAGACGCGAAGAACGAGCTATTAAAGAAGCTCATTCGACAGTGGCCCGAGATCGAGCGGTCTGTGACTGTTCTCCCAGGCCGGGGCTACAAGCATCTCCTGACCAAGGCTGAGGCAGTAGAGCTCAGGGAGTCACTAGGTGGCAAGTTCAAAGTCTTGGTTCACCGAGACCGCGATTCGTTGACTGACGACGAGGCGGCGCAATTGGTGGATAGTTATGCAGCAGAGGGCATTGCCTTGTGGCTTACAGACCAATCCGACATCGAGTCTGAGTTCTGCAACCCAAGCTTCCTGTCATCGCTTACTGGCGAAACGCTTGCTACATGTGAGGGATGGGTGAATCACATCATCGCGAACAACACCGTGCCCATCTCAGACCAGTTCGCAAAACAGCGTGTCGCAGCGAATCAAGAGCTTCATGGAGCAGGCGGTGGCCCTACGAATGCAGATGTTTGGGCGGCGCTGCAACATCGACCATTGAAGGGGGCGAAAGGGAAGTTTGTGATGGGTCAGTTGAAGAACAGGGTCCCTGGGAACGTCTACTCAGAGGCGAGTGTAGAGGGGCACAGCGACTTCCCGGAGCTTGCCCCAAGCCTCAAGAACGCCATTGAGCTGCTCATTGCCCAATAG
- a CDS encoding DUF6988 family protein, translating into MTRSHQRSIEVNQALIRAAEIRAGLQLAGDATLAHRIAVALLAAAYDDARAATLLIGNYAPDLVGSAFSLVRPMNEKFRRGCWFFLGATEEQAVAFMERDKLPSPQMMVAAIEADGPFSKFPIFSGQFQAGIDHLHSFTHGGNQIAIPYLATNEVGASYLDEDIFYALESIEAIGMTAVLITILVAGESNPQGAQRALDAFGAEFAFGEPSP; encoded by the coding sequence GTGACAAGAAGCCATCAGAGGTCCATTGAGGTCAACCAGGCCTTGATCCGTGCGGCAGAGATCAGGGCGGGATTGCAACTGGCCGGAGACGCGACACTTGCGCACCGCATCGCAGTGGCACTCCTGGCAGCCGCTTACGACGACGCTAGAGCAGCAACACTTCTGATTGGCAATTACGCGCCAGATCTCGTTGGAAGTGCGTTTAGCCTTGTCAGACCCATGAACGAGAAGTTCCGGCGCGGTTGTTGGTTCTTCTTGGGGGCGACAGAGGAGCAGGCTGTTGCTTTCATGGAGAGAGACAAACTGCCCAGTCCGCAAATGATGGTGGCTGCAATCGAAGCCGATGGGCCGTTTAGCAAATTCCCCATTTTTAGTGGACAGTTCCAAGCTGGGATTGACCACCTGCACAGCTTCACCCATGGTGGCAACCAGATAGCCATCCCCTACCTTGCAACAAACGAAGTGGGGGCTTCCTACTTGGATGAGGATATCTTCTATGCGCTGGAAAGCATCGAAGCGATTGGGATGACAGCTGTTCTCATCACGATCCTGGTCGCTGGGGAGAGCAATCCCCAGGGAGCACAACGGGCGCTAGACGCTTTCGGAGCGGAGTTCGCGTTTGGCGAACCCTCGCCGTAG
- a CDS encoding SOS response-associated peptidase family protein, with amino-acid sequence MCYSAEVWTDYHGYVDQFNADVDTKEFAKLYLARQSSPKIKIPKGMDRAFDKPKTDLEKQIQQLVQDYKSSLISDSEQEMFKQAKRLADAERKLAVKETKTALNEQRIATNKIKQMKRWIADAKRVELDPVKDNRMWPDWYVPVLISEKGKLVVRPMRYHGRPAGKPASVDRTKDGKVSGTYNARRDNLTRFWRKQFGYTHGLIVASQFYEMVERDGVTREVQFNPSTHEPMFIACLWSHWKDPKGEAPDLYSCAAVTDDPEPEVAEAGHDRTVMNLNREHITAWLNPDPNNLQSMQDIMDDKQHPFYEHRLAA; translated from the coding sequence ATGTGCTACTCAGCAGAAGTTTGGACGGACTACCACGGCTATGTCGATCAGTTCAACGCTGACGTCGACACCAAAGAGTTCGCCAAGCTCTACCTCGCTCGGCAGAGTTCCCCAAAAATCAAAATACCGAAGGGCATGGATCGCGCCTTCGACAAGCCGAAGACCGATCTGGAGAAGCAGATCCAACAACTTGTGCAGGACTACAAAAGCAGCTTGATCAGCGACAGCGAACAAGAGATGTTCAAGCAGGCAAAGCGCTTGGCGGATGCCGAAAGGAAGCTTGCAGTCAAAGAGACGAAGACGGCACTCAATGAGCAGCGCATTGCAACGAACAAGATCAAGCAAATGAAGCGATGGATCGCCGACGCTAAGCGTGTTGAGCTCGATCCGGTCAAGGACAATCGCATGTGGCCGGACTGGTATGTGCCCGTGCTGATTTCTGAGAAGGGAAAGCTTGTCGTTCGGCCGATGCGCTATCACGGCCGTCCCGCTGGAAAACCCGCCAGCGTTGACCGAACAAAGGATGGCAAGGTCTCTGGCACCTACAACGCTCGCCGGGACAACTTGACTCGCTTTTGGCGCAAACAATTTGGATACACGCACGGCCTCATCGTTGCCAGCCAATTCTATGAGATGGTCGAACGGGACGGTGTCACGCGTGAAGTTCAGTTCAACCCAAGCACGCATGAGCCGATGTTCATCGCGTGCCTTTGGTCACATTGGAAAGACCCCAAAGGTGAAGCGCCTGATCTTTACAGCTGCGCTGCTGTGACTGACGATCCAGAGCCGGAGGTTGCAGAAGCGGGTCATGACCGCACCGTCATGAACCTCAATCGAGAGCACATCACGGCTTGGCTCAATCCCGACCCAAACAATTTACAGAGCATGCAGGACATCATGGACGACAAGCAACATCCATTTTACGAGCATAGGCTTGCTGCGTGA